ATGACGGTGATTTGTTGTGCTACCATTCCGACAATGAAAGCAGCAGCTAAAGAAGTAAAAGAAGTTCAAGTTGAACTTTATGGAGATTGGACATATGAACAAGCGCAAAAATGGTTAGATGCAGGTATTTCTCAGGCCATTTATCACCAAAGCAGAGACGCTCTTTTAGCTGGTGAAACTTGGGGAGAGAAAGATTTGACCAAAGTTAAAAAATTAATTGACATGGGCTTTAGAGTATCCGTGACAGGTGGATTAGATGTGGACACATTGAAATTATTTAAAGATCTAGATGTCTATACATTTATCACAGGTCGGGGGATTACTGCAGCGCCGGATCCTAAAAAAGCGGCACAAGATTTTCAGGATGAAATAAGACGTATTTGGGGGTAGAGATCATGACCACGTTAGGGATTTATGAAAAAGCACTCCCAAAGAATATTAGTTGGGAAGAACGATTAAGATTAGCTAGTAGCTTAGGGTTTGACTTTGTAGAAATGTCTATTGATGAAACAGATGAAAGACTGACAAGACTAGATTGGTCAAAATCGGAACGAAAAAAAGTGATTGATGCTGTACATGAAACAGGAGTAAAAATCTTGTCCATTTGCTTAAGCGGACATCGCCGTTTTCCATTCGGTTCCGAAGATGTAGAAAAAAGACAGATCGCGTTAAAAATGATGCAAAAAGCGGTGGATCTAGCATCTGATATAGGCGTTAGAACCATTCAACTTGCAGGATATGATGTTTATTACGAAAAAAAGAGTCTAGCATCAAGAGAGTACTTTATCGAAAATTTAAAACAGGCAGTAGCGATGGCGGCGAGAAAAGAAGTTGTTTTATCCATTGAAATTATGGATGATCCATTTATGAATTCTATTTCAAAATTTTTAAAAATCAAAGAACAAATTCGCTCGCCTTACTTACAAGTTTATCCAGACATAGGAAATTTATCTGCTTGGCCTAAAAACGATGTTGGATATGAACTGGAACTGGGAATTGATCAAATCTCAGCAATCCACTTAAAGGATACTTTAGCGGTGAATAGTCATTTTGAAGGGAAATTTAAAGAAGTTCCTTTTGGTGAAGGGTGTGTGGACTTTTTAGGTTGTCTAAAAACATTGAAACGCTTAGAATACAATGGCCCTTTTTTAATTGAAATGTGGAGTGAAACTAGTGAAACACCTGAAAAAGAAATTGAACAAGCGAAGGCATTTTTAATTCCTTTTTTAAAGGAGGTAGGATATGTTGAATGAGCAATTAATAATGGAGATGAAGGAACGAGTATTTGAAGCAAACTTGGCTTTACCAGAGTCTGGCTTAGTAAAACTAACTTGGGGAAATGTTAGTGAAATCAACCGAGAAGCGGGAGTGATCGTTATTAAACCAAGCGGTGTTCCCTACTGCACGATGAAAGCTTCAGATATGGTAGTCACGGACTTGGCTGGGGAATTATTGGAAGCAGGAATGAAACCATCATCTGATTTGGCCACACACGTTGAATTATACAAAGCGTTTGAAGGCGTCAATGCTGTTGTACATACCCATTCAAAAAATGCAGTAATGTGGGCACAAGCTGGTCGAGAAATTCCAGCTTATGGAACAACACATGCCGACACTTTTTACGGCATGGTTCCTTGTACCCGACAACTGACAGCAGAAGAAGTGGCGTCAGCCTATGAAGTAGAAACAGGCAAAGTAATTATTGAAACATTTAAAAAAGGAGGAATTGATCCTATAGCTGTTCCTGGAGTACTGGTTTATGGTCACGGTCCATTTACGTGGGGAGCGACGCCGCAAAAAGCTGTAGAAAATAGTATAGTTTTAGACGAAATAGCTGAAATGGCTTGTGTGACAGAAGTGGTAAATGATGCTGTCCCTCCAATTCCACAGTATCTTTTAGACAAACACTATTTTAGGAAACATGGTGTAAATGCATATTATGGTCAATATTAAACTAGAAAAGTTAGCGAAAAAGCATTAAGATTTCGTTAGCTTTTTTAGTTTGTATTCCCTCGTCCTTTTTTATGAATTTGAAATACTTGAATTTAATTTCAGAAAAGATATACTGTAAAAATAACGAAAAAAGGAAATTGAGGTCAAACATGGAAAAACATGAGTTAAAACGTGAGATTTCATTAGTAGGTGCTTTTTCAACTGTTATGGGAACAGTAATTGGCGCAGGTGTATTTTTTAAAACAGCCAGTGTAACAAGTTCTGCACAATCGCCCAGCTTAACGATTTTTGCTTGGATTTTAGGTGGAATTTTAACGATATGTGCAGGTTTGACGAGTGCGGAGTTGGCAACAGCTATTCCTAAGACAGGAGGAGCCATGAAGTATATCGAATATACTTATGGAAAACTACCTGGCTTTCTGCTAGGTTGGGCGCAAAGTGTGATTTATTTTCCAGCGAACATTGCCGCATTATCAATAATTTTTGGTACGCAATTTATTCATTTATTTCATTTGTCGAATGAACTTATTTTACCAATAGCGCTAGGGACAGGATTTAGTGTGACAATTATCAACTTACTAGGGACGAAAATGGCATCAAATATACAATCACTTACATTGATTATAAAGATGATTCCAATAGCGTTGATTGTACTTGTTGGTTTATTTATGCCAGCAAACACAGAAGTATCATTATTACCTATTGAAGCAGGTGAAAAAAGCAACTTTATTCAAGCATTGAGTGGTGCATTAGTTGCTACTATGTTTGCATACGATGGGTGGCTGGGAGTTGGTACTGTAGCTGGAGAAATGAAGCGACCTGAAAAAGATTTGCCTAAAGCCATATTTTTTGGATTAACATTTGTGACCATTGTCTACACATTGATTAATTTAGTTTTTCTTAAAACATTGCCAATTGAAGCGTTATCAGGAAATCTAAACGGTGCTTCTGAAGCTTCCACTCGAATTTTTGGATCCATTGGCGGAAAATTAGTAACGATTGGAATCTTGATTTCGGTGTACGGTGCGTTGAATGGTTATACAATGACTGGTATTCGTGTACCTTATGCCTTAGCATTAGAAGGGATGATTCCTTTTAGTAAGCAATTTCAAGTATTGTCTAAAAAGTTTGTTGTTCCTTATATAGCGGCAAGTTTTCAATTTTGTATTGCAGCATCTATGATGTTTTTAGGTAGTTTTGATTTATTAACGGATATGTTGGTATTCGTTATGTGGTTGTTTAGTATATTGCTTTTTTTGCAGTATTCATTTTGAGAAAAAAAGAACCAGAGCTACATAGGCCCTACAAGGTTCCGTTGTATCCGTTTATTCCTATAGTGGCAATTATTGGAGGTCTGTTTATTTTGATCACGACCTTTTTTACACAGCCCATTTTAGCAAGTATTGGTATTGGAATTACGCTACTAGGTGTGCCAGTATATATTATAAATATGAAAAAAAATAAATGATTGTCATTTATTGTCAAAAACTACTGTTTTCGTTTAAGAGATTGAGAAAATAGCTAAAAAATATTTGATATAATAATTGTGATCTAAGTCTTTGTCGTTGGATAAAGCAAATGCTTCTGCTTAACCCTTTTAAGCAGAAGTATCCTTTTCTCAAAAATTTTAATAAAATTCATAATTTCTGAAAATTATTTGAGGTTATTTTCTAGTATAATAGATATATCAAAACGATAAACTATTTTGGGGAAGATAGTGCATCAGAACTCTTAATTAAGGCATGAATGTTGTTTTATCAGCATTTATGCCTTTTTTTTGTGATGAAAAATAGAGTAATGATTGGTTATGTTGAATCAATAAAAAAGATAAATTTATATTATGTTTGTTTCTGTAGATAAGTATATTATTCCTATAAGAATATTTTTTGAATCCATTGGTAAAAAAAATAGAACAAAAATATAGAAATGAAATATATTTTAAGGCTCTAAGAAGACCTCACAGTTTTTGTGAAATCTTTTTAGAGCCTTTACTTTTTTTCAGTTTTTCAAAAATTCTCAAAAAAAATGCGTATATTGTTTATAAGGAGGGAAAAAATGGATATTAAAGAGCTTTCTGTAAAGTTAATTGAATGGGGAATAAATCAAGGCGTGCAAGATGTATATGTTTTACCAATTAAAAATCGTATTCAAATATTTGCTAGAAAAGGGAGGGAAAAACTTATTTTTGAGGAGTTGAGTGAAAGAGAAGGGGAAAAATTAATCTTTCATTTTAAGTTTATTGGCAGTATGGATGTTGGTGAAAAAAGGAAAGCACAAGTTGGAGCAGCAACATATCGGATAAATGATGGGGAAAAAAGATTGCGCTTGTCTACTGTAGGCGATTTTAGACAAAGAGAAAGTTTGGTTATTCGTTTTTTACATATATTTGGAAATAGCCAAGAAAATTACTTTTTACCCAAGCAATTGACGGATATTCGATTTCAGGTCAAACGCAGAGGGCTCCATCTATTTTGTGGTCCTGTTGGCTCAGGAAAAACCACACTGATGTACAAGCTAGCGAAGGAAACAGATCGGTTTCAACAAGTAATTACTATAGAAGATCCAGTAGAAATCGAAGAAGCTACCTTTCTTCAATTGCAAACAAACTCAAAAATTGATTTGACCTATGATGTATTGATTAAAGCTTGTTTACGTCACCGACCGGATATTTTGATCATTGGAGAGATTCGAGATGGATTGACCGCGCAAGCGGCCATTCGGGCAGCACTTACAGGACATACGGTATTTGCTACATTACATGCTAAAAGTATTAATGGGGTTTATGAGCGTTTATCGGAACTTGGCGTACAACAAAGAGAACTGGCAGAATGCGTGACCGGAATCATTTATCAGCGTCTGTTATCCTTTCAATCAGCAACAAAAAAAGAAATAAGTGGTCTATTAATAGATTATGATTTTTCTGGAAAAGGTGTTTCTAATTGGAAAAATGAATTAAGAAAGGTTTGGGCATATGGATTTATTGGTGATCAAACATTTGAAGAAGAAAAAGAATAATAGATTGACAAAAAAGCAACAACGAGTATTCATTCATTTATTGACAGATTTATTGAGGAATGGATTTACAATTCAAGAAAGTTTATCATTCATGAAAAAGTCAAATTCTATCCCCTCACAGCCCGTTGACTATGTGCTTGATTGTATGGAACAAGGTGAGTCATTAAATACAAGTTTAGCTGTGATTGGTTTTAAAGAAATCATTGTGACACAAATTGAATTTGCACAAATACATGGTGATCTAGCAGGAACCTTGAAAAAAATAAAAGACTATCTAGAATTGATGGATAGGCAACAACAAAACATCTATAAAGTAGTAAGTTATCCATTATTATTGATGCTTTTTTAACGGTAGTATTAATCAGTATACGTCAAGTTTTATTGCCTCAACTGATGAAAAATGGGACGATACACCGTGATAACATAGGAATTACCTTTATTCAGCATAGTCCATATTATATCCTTTCAGTGTTGAGTTTAGTATGCATTTCAACTGTTATTATTCGGTTGTATTTGAAGCGTAAAAGTTCATTAGATAAAGCAATATTTTTTTCAAGAATACCTGTTTTAGGTTCTTTTTATAAAGAATACAGTTCGGCTTTTTTCGCGCTTGAATGGGGAAAATTATTTTCTCAAGGGTTAGAAATCAAAGCAGTCATTCAATTGATGAAAGCTACCAATCACCGATCATTAATGGGAGAATTAGCCCAAATAATTGAAGAAAGATCTATGTTGGGTCAAAGCTTCTATGAACAATTACCGCTATTTTCCTTCTTTTCACCTGAATTATCATTAATCATCCAACAAGGAGAAGTTAAAGGAAAATTAGGGAAAGAATTGATTTTGTATAGCGAATTATGCTGGCAGCGATTTTTTAATCGTATGGAGAAAGCGATTCAATGGATTCAACCGATTATTTTTTTAGTTGTTGCTTTATTAGTTGTTAGTATTTATGCAGCAATGCTATTGCCGATATATGGTGGGATGGAGGAATTTTTATGAATATAAAAAAGAAACGAATACAAATGAACCATCAAGGGTTTACTTTATTAGAAATGTTAGTTGTTTTATTGATTATTTCGGTATTGATTTTATTGTTTGTTCCTAATCTTTCTAAACACAAAGAAGGTGTTGATAAAAAGGGCAACGAGGCAATTGTGAAAATAGTAGAAACCCAACTTGATTTATATACAATGGAAAACAATCAAGTTCCAACATTAGAGCAATTGTTAAAAGAAAAATATATCACTCAAGATCAATACGATAAATATCAGGCAAGTCAAAAATGATTACGGGTGATATGAAAGGTTTCACTTTAATAGAGTCTTTGATGGTTTTATTTATTGTACTCTTTTTTTATTATTGCCTACGTTAGCTATACAAAGGTGGAAACAAGCCATAGAAACTGAACAATTTTTAGCCACATTCGAAAAAAAACTGTTATTTACGCAACAAATGGCTATCGTAAACAGTAACAACACAGAAATTATTTTCCAAGAGCAAGAGCAAAAAATCAATTTTTTAATTTTAGGATTTGAGGAAGAGGTATCTGAAAATAGTTTAACAATTCCCGATTCATTGCAAGGGACAGGCCCCAATAAAATTATTTTTAAAAAAGATACGGGAAATAATGGAAACCTGTCCAAATACTCTTTTTTGTGGTCAGCAAAACGCCAATTGATTGAGTTTCAATTCCAGCTAGGGAGCGGTCGTTATGTCAAAAAGATCAAAAAAACTTGAAGGGTATATTCTACTTGAAAGTTTAATTGCTTTAGGACTTTTATGTTTGGTGATTGGAAGTTATTTTTCACTGAATTTATTTTTGTTGAAAAAAAAGAAAGAAGTGAGCCATCAACTCTTAATGCAACAAGTTTTATATGAAGAATTAAGACATTATGAAAACTACGAAGGTCAAGAACAACGAATTGTTTATAGAGAAGAACAAATATATCACTTGCATTTTTATAAGCAAAAAGAAGAATTAATCAAAGTGGAGATTACAAATGGGAAAGAAACGTTTACTCTTAAAAAGGAATAAAAACAATTATTCTGGTTTTACATTATTTGAATGTTTACTTGCTTTACTGTTACTATCAACGATTTGTCTACTTTTTTCATCTTCGCTTAAGGCTGTTGCAACGGTCACTAGTCAGTTAAAAGATCAGCGAGTAAAGGAGTGGCAAATATTCTTAATTCAACTAGAAAATGAATTAAAAGATTGTTACTACGAAACAACACAAACCAATAAAATGATTCTTAAAAACAAACGAAATAAAGCATCTATTTGGATTGAGTATAAATTAGGGAAAATCGTTAAAGTAGAGAACGGAGGTTTTCAGCCGCTACTTACAGAAGTAAAACAAGCAAATTTTACAGAAGAAAATAAAGCAGTAAGAATTAATGTTACTTTTGACAGTGGAGTAGAGGTGACTGCAAAATGGATTATCACTCAGGAGCATCAAAATGAAAAATAGACATAAAGGGGGGATTTTATTAACAGCGCTACTCTTTACATTTTTATTTAGTTTTATTTTTATACTCGTATTAGAAGACTTCAAGTTGTCACAGCATTTTTCCGTTCAAACAAAAGATTATTATACTGCAAAAACAATCGCTAGGTTATTTGTATCAACTATAAAAAAGCAAAAGGTGATTGAAAAATCAGGACGGCAACAGTTTTCAGAAGGAATATTAGAGTATGAATATGATAAAAAAACACTGAAAATCATCATTAACATAAATAAAAAATACTATCAATTTCAAGAAAGGTATCAACTTGAAACAGTTGAATCTTCAAAATAGCAGAAATTTGTGAAATGTGTATCAAACTAGTCTGTAAAAAAACTAATACAGAAGTCATCTAAAAAACGAATGAGAAAATTCATTTGTCAAATTTTTTTAATAAATCATAGCTATTCAGTGATTTATAAATATTGTTAGGAAATTGATTGATTATTACTAGATTTTTCGTTAAAATAGAACAGGTATGAAAATTGTTATATTATAGATGGAAATTGAGGTGTATTTTTTGTTCCCTGAAAAAATAGAAAAGGCTTTCGGATTGATGGAACAATCGATTCAATTGCTTAAAGAATCATTAGACACTTCTTTTTTAGACGCATATGCTGAAAATGGAGAAAATATTATCGATAACTTTCAAGTACGTGTGGTTGATGGTGTACCGGATGAGCAAACTGCTCAAAAACTTAAAACCATTTATCAGCAATTGCAAGCAATCGAGTTGGAGCCAGAAGAAATTAGACGCTTATCTCAATTGGTTTTATTGAAAGGGAATAAAGTAGAGTCTCTTCAAGCAAATCATCAATTGACACCAGATAGCATTGGCTTTTTATTTGTTTATTTGATTGAACAATTGTACAGCTCAAAACAACCATTGAAAATAGTAGATATTGCTTCTGGAATGGGCAATTTACTTTTAACAATCATTCTTAATTTGCAATCTGCTAAATATGCGGTTCAAGGATTTGGCGTGGACATTGATGATACTTTACTAGCTGTTTCAGCGACTAATAATGAGTGGACCAAAGCGCCAATTCAATTGTTTCATCAAGATGGTTTGCAGGATTTATTAGTTGATCCAGTGGATGTGGCGGTTAGTGATTTGCCGATTGGTTACTATCCAAATGATGAAAAAGCGAAATCATTTGATTCGGCGGCTGAAAGCGGACATACTTATGCCCATCATTTATTGATGGAGCAGGCAATGAAATTTGTTAAACCTGATGGTTACGGATTATTTTTGATTCCAACCAATATTTTAGAGACAGAGCAAAGTTCGTTTTTCAAAAATTGGTTACAAAAAAATGTCTATCTACAAGGAATGATCCAATTACCAGATGAATTGTTTAAATCAGAGCAGTCCCGTAAAAGTATTTTATTTGTCCAAAATAAGGGTGAAAATAGTGAGCAAGTCAAAGAAGTATTAGTAGCCAAGTTAGGTTCACTGAAAGATCCTGCTAAAGTGACACAATTTTTTCAACAATTTGAGGCTTGGAAGTCTTCAAATTTAAAATAAAACAACGGATTAAAAGAGGAGAGTATTATGTCTAAAACAATTGCAATCAATGCTGGAAGTTCAAGTTTAAAATGGCAATTATACCAAATGCCAAGTGAAGAAGTAGTTGCTAAAGGAATCGTAGAAAGAATTGGTTTAAATGATTCAATTTTTACAATCAAATATGGAGACGGCGAAAAATATGAAGAAGTAATAGATATCAATGATCATGATGTTGCCGTAAAAATGTTATTAGACAAGTTGATTGAATTGAATATTTTAGCTTCTTACGATGAAATCACTGGTGTTGGACACCGTGTGGTTGCTGGTGGAGAAGATTTTAAAGATTCAGTTGTCATCGATGCTGACGTTTTAGCAAAAATCGAAAAATTATCGGCTCTTGCACCATTACACAATCCAGCAAATGCAATGGGAATCAAAGCATTCAAAAAAATCTTACCGGATATTGTTAGTGTTGCTGTTTTTGACACGTCTTTCCACACTACGATGCCAAAACACAACTTTTTATACAGTATTCCAACTGAATACTATGAAAAATTTGCTGCACGTAAATATGGTGCGCATGGAACAAGCCACAAATTTGTTGCAGAACGCGCAGCAGAAATGCTTGGTCGCCCAATTGAAGAATTAAAAATCATTACGTGTCACTTAGGTAATGGTGCTTCTATCACAGCTGTTGATGGTGGTAAATCTGTTGATACATCAATGGGCTTCACGCCACTTGCCGGTGTAACAATGGGCACTCGTTCAGGCGACATTGATCCTTCATTGTTAGCTTACTTAATGGAAAAACTTGAATTAACAGATATTAAAGATATGATTGATATCTTAAATAAAAAATCAGGTTTATTAGGTCTAACTGGTATCTCTAGTGATATGCGTGATTTAGAAGCAAATATGGACAAGGAGTCTGTACAAGTAGCGTATGATATCTTTACAGATCGTATTCGTAAATATATTGGTAGTTACGTAACTGTGTTAAACGGTGTAGATGCTATTGTCTTTACTGCAGGAATCGGTGAAAATGATTCACATGTTCGTAGTGAAGTAATTAAAGGCATGACTTGGTTCGGTTGTGAATTAGATGAAGAGAAAAATAACGTTCGTGGTAAAGAATCAATTATTTCTACAGAAGATTCAGCAGTGAAAGTATTGTTGATTCCAACAGATGAAGAATTAATGATTGCTCGTGATGTAGAACGTTTAAGAAAATAATCAAAAAAGCCGCTCAATTTTGAGCGGCTTTTTTTACTTTACTCATCATCTTCTTGAATAGGAACATTATTTTCTAAATCAGTTCTTACAACCAATACATCACATGCCGCAGTACGGATGACATATTCAGAAACAGAACCAATAAATAAACGTTCCACAGCATTTAAGCCAGTAGCCCCTAACATGATTAAATCAACCTCATGATCTTCAGGTAGTTGTTTTGAAATAATTGGTTTTGGTGAACCATACTCAATAATGGTAGACACTCTTTCACAACCATGCTCTTTTGCTTGTTTTTTGTAACCTTCTAGAGTTTGTTTGGCCATTTCAGTCGCTTGTTCTGCTAATACGCCATCAAAAGAAGAAACAGATTGAAAAGCTCTAGTGTCAATCACATGAGCTAACAATAATTCTGCATCATTCCTCATTGCAACATTGATTGCTTTTTGAAAAGCCAATTCTGCTTCTGCAGAGCCATCAACAGCAACCATGATCTTACGATAATTTTGTAACATAGTTCTCACTCCTTTTATCTCATTTTTGAGTTTGAAAAATAGAAATGCGTCTTCTTTTTGAACTAATTACAGTTCTTTGAACTAGCTCTAACAAGTAGTTGAAATCGCATTCCTCTCTTTTATTTTATTGTAGAACAAATCCGTCTAAAAGGAAACTAAAAAGAAGACACCTTTAAAGCATCTTCTTTGCAAATAGAATACTGAATATGGTGGAGATTACAAGTAAACTAAAAATATAGAATAATGAAAAAAATTTTAAATTAACAATTCCAACTAAAAGCCCTATAGTGGCTAGAATCAGATAAAACACACCGAATTGTTGTAAAAACTGTTGATTGTTATCTGGATCTCCACTGTGCATCAATGGTAGAAAAATTGTTCGTTTTTTTATTAAAAAAAGACCGATAACCAATAATAAAATGACAGACAAAAAGATAAGTACTTGGATCATTCAATAAAACCTCCATCAAATAAAAAACAATTTGCTTTATCGCAAATTGCTAAGTAGTCTATAAAAATGGTAAAATCCGTCGATGCCGTTATTCGTCCTATAGTATTGAACCCGCAAACAAAGCAGGTGGGTTCCACGACCATCAACTTCGAACTACCAAATGATAAGGCATGTTACCAGCTTAGGTACCAGAAGGATCCCTAGAT
The DNA window shown above is from Enterococcus sp. 4G2_DIV0659 and carries:
- the comGA gene encoding competence type IV pilus ATPase ComGA, which encodes MDIKELSVKLIEWGINQGVQDVYVLPIKNRIQIFARKGREKLIFEELSEREGEKLIFHFKFIGSMDVGEKRKAQVGAATYRINDGEKRLRLSTVGDFRQRESLVIRFLHIFGNSQENYFLPKQLTDIRFQVKRRGLHLFCGPVGSGKTTLMYKLAKETDRFQQVITIEDPVEIEEATFLQLQTNSKIDLTYDVLIKACLRHRPDILIIGEIRDGLTAQAAIRAALTGHTVFATLHAKSINGVYERLSELGVQQRELAECVTGIIYQRLLSFQSATKKEISGLLIDYDFSGKGVSNWKNELRKVWAYGFIGDQTFEEEKE
- the comGE gene encoding competence type IV pilus minor pilin ComGE, translating into MSKRSKKLEGYILLESLIALGLLCLVIGSYFSLNLFLLKKKKEVSHQLLMQQVLYEELRHYENYEGQEQRIVYREEQIYHLHFYKQKEELIKVEITNGKETFTLKKE
- a CDS encoding L-ribulose-5-phosphate 4-epimerase, which produces MLNEQLIMEMKERVFEANLALPESGLVKLTWGNVSEINREAGVIVIKPSGVPYCTMKASDMVVTDLAGELLEAGMKPSSDLATHVELYKAFEGVNAVVHTHSKNAVMWAQAGREIPAYGTTHADTFYGMVPCTRQLTAEEVASAYEVETGKVIIETFKKGGIDPIAVPGVLVYGHGPFTWGATPQKAVENSIVLDEIAEMACVTEVVNDAVPPIPQYLLDKHYFRKHGVNAYYGQY
- a CDS encoding acetate kinase; translated protein: MSKTIAINAGSSSLKWQLYQMPSEEVVAKGIVERIGLNDSIFTIKYGDGEKYEEVIDINDHDVAVKMLLDKLIELNILASYDEITGVGHRVVAGGEDFKDSVVIDADVLAKIEKLSALAPLHNPANAMGIKAFKKILPDIVSVAVFDTSFHTTMPKHNFLYSIPTEYYEKFAARKYGAHGTSHKFVAERAAEMLGRPIEELKIITCHLGNGASITAVDGGKSVDTSMGFTPLAGVTMGTRSGDIDPSLLAYLMEKLELTDIKDMIDILNKKSGLLGLTGISSDMRDLEANMDKESVQVAYDIFTDRIRKYIGSYVTVLNGVDAIVFTAGIGENDSHVRSEVIKGMTWFGCELDEEKNNVRGKESIISTEDSAVKVLLIPTDEELMIARDVERLRK
- the comGG gene encoding competence type IV pilus minor pilin ComGG, with product MKNRHKGGILLTALLFTFLFSFIFILVLEDFKLSQHFSVQTKDYYTAKTIARLFVSTIKKQKVIEKSGRQQFSEGILEYEYDKKTLKIIININKKYYQFQERYQLETVESSK
- a CDS encoding class I SAM-dependent methyltransferase — encoded protein: MFPEKIEKAFGLMEQSIQLLKESLDTSFLDAYAENGENIIDNFQVRVVDGVPDEQTAQKLKTIYQQLQAIELEPEEIRRLSQLVLLKGNKVESLQANHQLTPDSIGFLFVYLIEQLYSSKQPLKIVDIASGMGNLLLTIILNLQSAKYAVQGFGVDIDDTLLAVSATNNEWTKAPIQLFHQDGLQDLLVDPVDVAVSDLPIGYYPNDEKAKSFDSAAESGHTYAHHLLMEQAMKFVKPDGYGLFLIPTNILETEQSSFFKNWLQKNVYLQGMIQLPDELFKSEQSRKSILFVQNKGENSEQVKEVLVAKLGSLKDPAKVTQFFQQFEAWKSSNLK
- the comGF gene encoding competence type IV pilus minor pilin ComGF, with amino-acid sequence MGKKRLLLKRNKNNYSGFTLFECLLALLLLSTICLLFSSSLKAVATVTSQLKDQRVKEWQIFLIQLENELKDCYYETTQTNKMILKNKRNKASIWIEYKLGKIVKVENGGFQPLLTEVKQANFTEENKAVRINVTFDSGVEVTAKWIITQEHQNEK
- a CDS encoding prepilin-type N-terminal cleavage/methylation domain-containing protein → MKGFTLIESLMVLFIVLFFYYCLR
- a CDS encoding type II secretion system F family protein, whose amino-acid sequence is MKKKKNNRLTKKQQRVFIHLLTDLLRNGFTIQESLSFMKKSNSIPSQPVDYVLDCMEQGESLNTSLAVIGFKEIIVTQIEFAQIHGDLAGTLKKIKDYLELMDRQQQNIYKVVSYPLLLMLF
- the comGC gene encoding competence type IV pilus major pilin ComGC — its product is MKKKRIQMNHQGFTLLEMLVVLLIISVLILLFVPNLSKHKEGVDKKGNEAIVKIVETQLDLYTMENNQVPTLEQLLKEKYITQDQYDKYQASQK
- a CDS encoding universal stress protein, with the protein product MLQNYRKIMVAVDGSAEAELAFQKAINVAMRNDAELLLAHVIDTRAFQSVSSFDGVLAEQATEMAKQTLEGYKKQAKEHGCERVSTIIEYGSPKPIISKQLPEDHEVDLIMLGATGLNAVERLFIGSVSEYVIRTAACDVLVVRTDLENNVPIQEDDE
- a CDS encoding 3-keto-L-gulonate-6-phosphate decarboxylase UlaD; its protein translation is MSRPNLQVALDHSDLPSAMKDVVAVGDVVDIVEVGTILCLQAGAEAIRCIRALYPEKTVVADTKCADAGGTVAKNCQDAGADWMTVICCATIPTMKAAAKEVKEVQVELYGDWTYEQAQKWLDAGISQAIYHQSRDALLAGETWGEKDLTKVKKLIDMGFRVSVTGGLDVDTLKLFKDLDVYTFITGRGITAAPDPKKAAQDFQDEIRRIWG
- the comGD gene encoding competence type IV pilus minor pilin ComGD, producing the protein MPTLAIQRWKQAIETEQFLATFEKKLLFTQQMAIVNSNNTEIIFQEQEQKINFLILGFEEEVSENSLTIPDSLQGTGPNKIIFKKDTGNNGNLSKYSFLWSAKRQLIEFQFQLGSGRYVKKIKKT
- a CDS encoding type II secretion system F family protein translates to MKNGTIHRDNIGITFIQHSPYYILSVLSLVCISTVIIRLYLKRKSSLDKAIFFSRIPVLGSFYKEYSSAFFALEWGKLFSQGLEIKAVIQLMKATNHRSLMGELAQIIEERSMLGQSFYEQLPLFSFFSPELSLIIQQGEVKGKLGKELILYSELCWQRFFNRMEKAIQWIQPIIFLVVALLVVSIYAAMLLPIYGGMEEFL
- a CDS encoding L-ribulose-5-phosphate 3-epimerase — encoded protein: MTTLGIYEKALPKNISWEERLRLASSLGFDFVEMSIDETDERLTRLDWSKSERKKVIDAVHETGVKILSICLSGHRRFPFGSEDVEKRQIALKMMQKAVDLASDIGVRTIQLAGYDVYYEKKSLASREYFIENLKQAVAMAARKEVVLSIEIMDDPFMNSISKFLKIKEQIRSPYLQVYPDIGNLSAWPKNDVGYELELGIDQISAIHLKDTLAVNSHFEGKFKEVPFGEGCVDFLGCLKTLKRLEYNGPFLIEMWSETSETPEKEIEQAKAFLIPFLKEVGYVE